A window of Spirochaetae bacterium HGW-Spirochaetae-1 genomic DNA:
CGTGGAGCTTTAAATTACAGCCTCCGTAAATATTCATGAGACCCGTATCAAACTCCGACATGCCCGTCAGTTTTAGAAACTTGCCGTAAAATTTAATTTCATCACATCGGGCTATGGCGTTAAGGGCCGGTCTTGCGGAAATCGCTCCTGTCGCAGGATTTGCTTTAAAGGCCAGCCTGTACAGGGCGTATGGCATGTCCCAGGTCCCGTTGAAATCCAGGAGGAAACCGTCATAGTTGTACATGGTAACGAGCCCACGGTCATAATCCAGGATAAGAGGAAAACGGTCCTGCAGGGATGTGTCAGCCACGGTTTGTCCCGATTCACCGTCGAGCTTTCCCCTGATACCCCAGATTATGGCATTATTGCCTTTTCCTTCCACGATGCCGTAGAGATAGTGAAGGGAATCAAAGCCGATCTGGTTCCACGACGGGAGGATGGCCGGGCTCGGAGCTGCCAGGCGGCTCATTTCAAACATGGTAGAGGGATCTCCTGCTTTTACCGGTATCCGGTATGGCATGTTTCCATTTTTTCTGGGACGTACGCGGAATGAAAATGTCCGATCAAATTCGCCGCCCCTGTTGCCGCCGAAAAATTTCAACCCGAAGCGCGACAGTCCCGTGATATAGGGACCTTTCAGCCTGACCGCAAGCGTTCCGCCTTCGGGGCCCGTCCATGTCTCTCCGGGGATGATTGTTATAAACTGGCGATCGGCCGAAACCTTGACCCTGCCTTCGGTTCCGCCCGTGAAGGTAACCTCAAGGGAATTGCCGTCAATGGCAGCCAGAACCGTATCGCCGTTTTTTCTGACGAAAAGGGAGAAGGCCAGGGGTTCATTAGCGTCGATTTCTTTCGGCGCTTCAATCTGAAGGCCGCCGAAACGGGTAGTGAAGAAAAGGAAATTGCCGTCTTTCGGCAGATCCTCGCCGGGACCCGGGGTGCAGCGGACATCGGATTTTCCAGCCGTTGAGAGTGGATAGTCGTAGGGAATGAAAAATATCCCGCCGCTCTCTCCCGCTATGTAAACGCCCTGGCGCCCCAGTGCCGGCGATGCGTTGAGATCATTACGGTCTTCGTCGATGCAGCGGTATGCCCATCGGAGAGTACCATCGGGATTGATGCAGAAGAGCCGTCCTTCGCCGGAACCCACATAAATGACATCATCGGCATCGACTGCCGGTGACGACCTGATGGGCTCCCGCGTATCAAAGGCCCATTTGAGACTTCCATCGACGGGATTTATTGCATACACCGTGCCGTCGGCCGATGGCTGAATCACCGTGCCGTCCTTGAGCTGTGCGGGACTGGCATAGATATGCCCACGGGCGCCGAACTTCCATAGGGCGGAACCGTCTTCCTGGGCATAGGCCCTGAGTATGCCGTCAAATCCGCCCACGAGAGCGGCGCCGCGGGGACTGTCCGAGGTGAGCATGATGGTTGCCGCATTGGTTCCCAGGCCGCCGCTGGTCCACTGCTCCCGGGAACTTTCGCTGTCGTAGCAGAAAACATTTTTCAGGGCAGCAAAACAAGTGCCGAAAAATATCCTTCCTGTTTTGGTGTTCACCGCCGGCAAAGACCATACCATTTCATTGGCAAGGTACTGAGTTTTACCCATGCCAGTCTCCCTGTCCAGGGCATAAACCAGGTAATTATCATTGGGAGCCAGGAGGGTCCCATCGTGGAGCATGCCCACATTGCCTTCGAACCAGTTGAGATTGTAGGTCTTGAGATCGAATTTTTCCTTTACCTCCTGCGGAGAGTGGGCTTTGAATTTCCAGAGGAGAGTCCCCTTCAGGCGGTCAAAGGCGTAGACATGGCCGTCACCGGAGCCCACATAGACCCTGTGCTTATCATCGAGAAGTGCCGAGGAATCGATTATCTCTCCAGTGAGATGACGCCATTTAAGCTTACCAGTTTTATTAATGGCATAGAAATAATGATCGGCCGATCCGATATAGACGGTCCCGTCACCATCGACCACGGGAGAACTGAAAATACCCTTGCCGGTTTCATAGGCCCAGGGCCTGAGGCCGGATTTTTCAGGCATTACTTCACTCCGGCCGTTCTGAAGGGCATTGCAGCGGAATTTCGGCCAGGGGCTTCCCGGGTCAAGGGGGAGATCGTAGGTGAATTTTGCGTTATCCGCTGCCGTGGGTGAGGGCTCTGACCCCGGTTTCATGATATAGTCGGTACAGCTGATACATGACGATGATATATATAGAAGAAGGATGCAGATTGCTGTATAAAGGATATGGATTTTTTTAAATGTGTAGTTGGCACGAAAGTCTTTCCATGTCATGACGGGCCTCCTGGTAAATGAATATATATTCAGTTAAAGAGGAGGGGGTAAAAAAGTCAAGGACTATATACGTTATATATGATATGTGTTTCTGTTAATTCTTCTGCGATCGGTCCACATGGGCCCGTACCATGGCAATATCATACTGCTTCATGGCTCTGACGTGGGAATAATTCTGGTATACGGGGCGTATGTCCAGGGTCCATCCCGCCTTTTCAGCAGCCGAAATAAAGGTGGGTGCATCGGTGATATTATCCAGGAAGATAAGGGTGCCGCTGATGTTTACATAGGAATTTGATGAAATTTCTTCCAGCAGTCCCAGGGAAAGGCAATCCTGCAGGGGAACCTGGAGCCAGCTGTTTTCTGCATCTTCGTGCATGATATATTCGTTATTTTTCATATAGCTAATCCTCTAAGATATACTAAGAATATATTTGCGAAAAATTTCTATTACATTAACACTGTTTAAAATGACATTGCATATTAATCAACTCTTTATTGGTATAAATTCAGTTTTTTCTGTAAAAAAAGGAACGATATGAATATATTTTGAGGCTCTGACCCCTGCTGATTAATCCATGGCATTCATTACGGAGACCCCGGCTGATAAACTTATGCTGTATATAAATCGAAAGTAGCCACCCATGAGAGGGGTTGAAAATTCATGATTCTACGTGATCAGAAAAGACATTGACAGTGCCCGGGGGAGCTCCGATAAAATAGGAAAAATTCTTTTTCTATAAGTGCAGGAGGTTGAATATGGAATATGCGGGAACAATGCCGATTGCTGCAGCGGCGGGCGGATTTCTGCTTGGCGGGCTCACGATCTGGCTTATCATGAGCATGAGAGCCGGAAGGATCATGGTCTCCCTGCAGATTGAAAACGCATCGCTGCGAAAGGAAAAAGAGGCAGACCAGTCTAAGATCGAATGGTTGGAAAATGCCGAGAAGAAGATGAGGGATGTTTTCAGCGCCACGGCAACGGAGGCCCTGCGCAACAATTCTCAGCTTTTCATGCAGCAGTCCAGGGACCAACTGAGCGGTCTGCACTCTGTGATCCGCGGAGACTGGAATACCCATAAGGAAGAATTCAGAAATATCATCAATCCCATTGAAAAGGATCTGGACAGGCTGGACAGGCAAGTCAAGGTAATGGAGGAAAAACGTGAAGGAGCTTACAGGTCTATCGAGACCCACATACTTTCTTTAAGCAGGGCACATCAGGAGCTTCAACAGGCTGCCACAACCCTGTCGCAGGCACTTAAATCATCTTCCGTTCGGGGAAAATGGGGAGAAGTGCAGCTCAGGAGAATAGCCGAGATGGCGGGTATGATGGAGCATGTGGATTTTTCCGAACAGACCGCCACTGATACAGGGACCGGCCGTCCCGATATGATAGTGCGCCTGCCAGGCAAGGGGATTATACCCATCGATGCCAAGGCGCCCATGCGGGCGTATCTGGCCGCCAGCGAAGCCACGGGTGAGGAGGAAAGGCGGAGGTTTTTTGCAGAACATGCCAAGGCCCTGCGCAGCCATGTATCATTGCTCTCCAGGAAAGAATACTGGAGCCAGTTTGAGTCAAGCCCGGAATTTATTGTTATGCTCGTCCCCTATGAATCGGGGCTGTCGGCAGCCTTTGTCACAGATCCGGCCCTGCTTGACGACGCCCTGAATAACCGGGTTATCATCGTGTCGCCTGCGACCATGCTGGCTCTTCTAAAAGTAGTGTCCCTGGGATGGATGCAGCTGCATGTTTCGCAGAATGCCCGACAGATCGCCGATCAGGGGAAGGAGCTTTACAAGCGCCTCGGAGTGTTCACTGCCAGGTTCAACGATGTGGGGAGTAAAATTTCAGCATCGGTGAAAAGCTATAATGAAGCTGTCGCCTCCATGGAAGGCCGCCTCATTCCCGCAGCCCGCAGGCTGAAGGAGTTCGGCGCCGGTTCAGAGGAGGTGCCGGGGGGCGAAATGGTCGAAACCCAGGTGCGCGCCCCCCTACAGATGGATGATGAGGATTAAATTTCAGAGCCTATTGACCGCCTTTGTTCAAGATGAAGCCTTTTGAAGCGGGGCCCGTATCGGCCGGTGTTCCCGCGATGCGTGCCAGGAAAGAGGCCCCCAGTTTTTTGATATGGTCGTCGATATTATCAAAATAGTTGAAGTGTTCCTGTTCCTCGTCCACAATGACCTCAAATAGTTTCATGCTGGAGCTGTCGCCGTTTTCGCGGCATACCAGGATGAACTGGTTATATGCATCGATAGCATTATCCTCCAGGCCGGCATCAAAAGGGAAAACGGCTTCAACGGCCTGGCCCCGGGTCACTTCAGCAGCCTTTTCGGAAACGGGTTCTCCGCCCAATTCCTTTATGCGCTCGGCAAACATTTCGGCATGACGCATTTCGTCGATAGCGATGAGCTTCATGTTCGCTGCCAGTTCCCCGTAATCCATGTCGTCCAGGTTGTAATGCTGGTTCATGTACTGGTGTATCACATGCAGCTCCATGGATCTGGCCTTGTTAAGTACTTCGATCACTTTTTCCCGGCGTTTCTCTCTGTTGTTTTCAGCCATTATCAAACTCCTTTTTGTTTTAGTCATATTAGTGGCATACTATTTCACCACATTGAATCGGCGTGGGATTTAAGAATTTATTCTAGTACAGGAAGGTTAGTCGAAGTCAAGTTTCATTTTTTTAAGTAAAAAGTAAAAATTAAGGATATTTTTCCCAAAGGCGTGATTTTCTCAACAGGCATACTGCCCGATTTTTATGGAAAGTCTATAATACCCCTCTCCCTGTCTTGATACGGATTCAAATCGCAGAGACACCGAGGCTGCCACTGTAGTGGGATACCTCCAGGCCTGATCAATGGTGCAGGTGTATGGTCTCGCTGAAAAGCCCAGGAAGAAACACCAGCATCAGGATCAAGGTAATTGCCAGTACCAGTGACATGATCCTGCTCCCGGTATAAATATACGAATTGTAGCGGGAATATCAATGAAAGATGAGCCTGGAGTTTATTTTACCATTAATTTATTGACACGATTGGAAAAATCAAAGAATACTAGCTTATACACAGAG
This region includes:
- a CDS encoding DNA recombination protein RmuC → MEYAGTMPIAAAAGGFLLGGLTIWLIMSMRAGRIMVSLQIENASLRKEKEADQSKIEWLENAEKKMRDVFSATATEALRNNSQLFMQQSRDQLSGLHSVIRGDWNTHKEEFRNIINPIEKDLDRLDRQVKVMEEKREGAYRSIETHILSLSRAHQELQQAATTLSQALKSSSVRGKWGEVQLRRIAEMAGMMEHVDFSEQTATDTGTGRPDMIVRLPGKGIIPIDAKAPMRAYLAASEATGEEERRRFFAEHAKALRSHVSLLSRKEYWSQFESSPEFIVMLVPYESGLSAAFVTDPALLDDALNNRVIIVSPATMLALLKVVSLGWMQLHVSQNARQIADQGKELYKRLGVFTARFNDVGSKISASVKSYNEAVASMEGRLIPAARRLKEFGAGSEEVPGGEMVETQVRAPLQMDDED
- a CDS encoding bacterioferritin, giving the protein MAENNREKRREKVIEVLNKARSMELHVIHQYMNQHYNLDDMDYGELAANMKLIAIDEMRHAEMFAERIKELGGEPVSEKAAEVTRGQAVEAVFPFDAGLEDNAIDAYNQFILVCRENGDSSSMKLFEVIVDEEQEHFNYFDNIDDHIKKLGASFLARIAGTPADTGPASKGFILNKGGQ